From the genome of Miscanthus floridulus cultivar M001 chromosome 10, ASM1932011v1, whole genome shotgun sequence, one region includes:
- the LOC136487412 gene encoding uncharacterized protein, whose amino-acid sequence MSQASSSTARTRATAPPPTAVKLQAPIDDVTGLPLIMCPDCKDTRVFAATTTQSEYNIGRRFFKCSRKNYRNGTCSRYWFEEEYVVYLQDNGYLLPASSTIVAASTTDVPELVDKIDSIEENLNKVKEMVVKNREGMGSCICLVCGCLNVTFLVLAILLVVAVVLK is encoded by the exons ATGTCGCAGGCATCGTCATCTACCGCTCGCACTCG TGCTACAGCACCTCCACCCACTGCTGTCAAGCTGCAGGCACCAATTGATGATGTGACCGGGTTGCCACTGATAATGTGCCCGGATTGCAAGGACACGAGGGTGTTTGCTGCCACTACCACGCAGTCTGAGTATAACATTGGAAGGAGGTTTTTCAAGTGCTCCAGGAAGAACTATCGAAAT GGGACATGTTCTAGGTATTGGTTCGAGGAAGAATATGTGGTGTACCTTCAAGATAATGGTTATCTACTGCCAGCTTCCTCGACCATTGTAGCAGCTTCGACAACAGATGTTCCTGAGCTGGTGGACAAAATTGATAGCATAGAGGAGAATCTGAACAAGGTGAAGGAAATGGTTGTCAAGAACAGGGAAGGCATGGGAAGTTGCATTTGTCTTGTGTGTGGGTGTCTAAATGTAACATTCTTGGTGTTGGCCATCTTGTTGGTTGTAGCTGTAGTGTTGAAGTAA